The proteins below come from a single Halostagnicola larsenii XH-48 genomic window:
- a CDS encoding YihY/virulence factor BrkB family protein, which produces MNPKETILEIYATASDRDLTYLAAGFAYYAFVSVIPLILLAIVVGSLLGGEDIAEQLIRVAGDFLPEAGEELVTDALTTESGRTEATIVALLVAVWGGLKVFRGLSLAFDRVYGTDAENSFLEQITDGLVVILAGAGGIGLMVATAAILGLLAGTVPFVGVLSWPLLVLGLFFVFLPMYYVLPPISLELREAIPGAVFAAVGWTVLQAGFQLYAANAGQYEAYGAVGAVLLFVTWLYFAGILLLFGAVINVVRSRPDLAE; this is translated from the coding sequence ATGAACCCAAAAGAGACGATCCTCGAGATCTACGCTACGGCCAGCGATCGCGACCTGACGTATCTCGCCGCGGGATTCGCGTACTACGCGTTCGTGTCGGTGATCCCGCTGATACTGCTTGCGATCGTCGTCGGCTCGCTGCTCGGCGGCGAGGACATCGCCGAGCAATTGATCAGGGTTGCCGGTGATTTCCTCCCCGAAGCCGGAGAAGAACTCGTTACGGACGCGCTAACGACGGAGTCCGGTCGCACAGAAGCGACAATCGTCGCGCTGCTGGTCGCCGTCTGGGGTGGTCTGAAGGTGTTCAGAGGGCTCAGTCTCGCATTCGACCGGGTGTACGGCACCGACGCCGAGAACTCGTTTCTCGAGCAGATAACGGACGGACTGGTCGTCATCCTCGCGGGGGCCGGCGGTATCGGATTGATGGTCGCAACGGCCGCGATTCTCGGCTTGCTCGCGGGAACGGTTCCGTTCGTCGGCGTCCTGAGCTGGCCGCTTTTGGTGCTCGGACTCTTTTTCGTCTTCCTCCCGATGTACTACGTCCTCCCACCGATCTCCCTCGAGCTACGGGAGGCGATCCCCGGAGCGGTATTCGCCGCGGTCGGCTGGACGGTTCTCCAGGCTGGCTTCCAACTCTACGCGGCCAACGCCGGCCAATACGAGGCCTACGGTGCCGTCGGTGCGGTCTTGCTGTTTGTCACCTGGCTGTACTTCGCCGGAATCCTTCTCCTGTTCGGTGCCGTCATCAACGTCGTTCGCTCGCGGCCGGATCTCGCCGAGTAA
- the trpD gene encoding anthranilate phosphoribosyltransferase, which produces MQEYVERVTDGDDLTQREARAASSAVFEDATEAQIGALLAGLRAKGETEAEIAGFAEGMREAARTIEPDREPLVDTCGTGGDDYNTINVSTTSAVVAAGAGVPVAKHGNYSVSSSSGSADVLEEVGVDVEAEPPAVEEAIENDGIGFMLAPVFHPAMKAVIGPRKELGMRTIFNVLGPLTNPAGADAQVVGVYDPNLVPVLANALARMDVSRALVVHGAGTDEIAIHGETVAAEVDGSDVETTTVEPADIGLESHDIGDIAGGTPEANAADLRGIVDGSVTGAKRDVILANAGAAIYAAGDADSLEEGAVIAGNAIDSGDAAAKLDQLRSVSPEAR; this is translated from the coding sequence ATGCAGGAGTACGTCGAACGGGTGACTGACGGAGACGATCTCACACAGAGAGAGGCTCGAGCGGCCTCGAGCGCGGTTTTCGAGGACGCAACAGAGGCACAGATCGGCGCGTTGCTCGCGGGGTTGCGCGCGAAAGGAGAAACCGAAGCCGAAATCGCAGGCTTCGCAGAAGGGATGCGCGAGGCCGCGCGAACGATCGAACCGGACCGCGAGCCGCTGGTCGACACCTGCGGCACGGGCGGGGACGACTACAACACGATCAACGTCTCGACGACGAGCGCGGTCGTCGCCGCGGGAGCGGGCGTTCCCGTCGCCAAACACGGAAACTACTCGGTGTCCTCCTCGTCGGGCAGCGCGGACGTCCTCGAGGAGGTCGGCGTCGACGTGGAGGCAGAACCGCCGGCCGTCGAGGAAGCGATCGAGAACGACGGCATCGGATTCATGCTCGCGCCGGTCTTTCACCCCGCGATGAAGGCGGTCATCGGACCGCGAAAGGAACTCGGGATGCGGACGATATTCAACGTCCTCGGCCCGCTCACCAACCCCGCCGGCGCGGACGCGCAGGTCGTCGGCGTCTACGACCCGAATCTCGTGCCCGTTCTCGCCAATGCGCTCGCGCGAATGGATGTGAGCCGAGCGCTGGTCGTCCACGGCGCCGGCACCGACGAAATCGCGATCCACGGCGAAACCGTCGCCGCGGAGGTCGACGGGTCGGACGTCGAGACAACGACCGTAGAGCCCGCAGATATCGGTCTCGAGTCCCACGACATCGGCGACATCGCGGGCGGGACGCCAGAAGCCAACGCGGCGGACCTCCGCGGCATCGTCGACGGATCGGTCACGGGCGCGAAACGAGACGTGATTCTCGCGAACGCGGGCGCTGCAATATACGCCGCTGGCGACGCCGATTCGCTCGAGGAAGGCGCGGTGATCGCCGGAAACGCCATCGACAGCGGGGACGCGGCAGCCAAACTCGACCAGCTCCGGTCGGTCTCACCGGAGGCACGATGA
- a CDS encoding phosphoribosylanthranilate isomerase — MTRVKVCGITRSEDLQTAVDAGADAIGIIADVPVDTPRDVSPERAADLVTETPPFVTSVLVMMPSDYARAIELATEIEPDAIQLHGDIRPGDLAYLRAKLETRILLAVDAEDISVAKQYDDMVDGFVVDSIGEDGGGGTGRTHDWERTRAETADLESAVILAGGLTPDNVAEAVRTAEPFAVDVASGVEERGGVKDPDAVASFVERATGNTQAVEPGS, encoded by the coding sequence ATGACGCGGGTCAAAGTCTGTGGCATCACGCGATCCGAAGACCTGCAGACGGCGGTTGATGCGGGCGCGGACGCGATCGGGATTATCGCCGACGTTCCCGTCGACACCCCCCGAGACGTGTCGCCGGAACGCGCCGCGGACCTCGTCACGGAGACGCCCCCGTTCGTCACGTCGGTGCTCGTGATGATGCCGTCGGACTACGCGCGGGCGATCGAACTGGCTACCGAAATCGAACCGGACGCGATTCAGCTTCACGGCGATATCCGCCCCGGCGACCTCGCGTATCTGCGCGCGAAGCTCGAGACCCGGATTTTGCTGGCGGTCGACGCCGAAGACATCTCGGTTGCGAAACAGTACGACGACATGGTCGACGGCTTCGTCGTCGATTCGATCGGGGAAGACGGCGGCGGCGGCACCGGTCGAACCCACGACTGGGAACGCACGCGAGCCGAAACGGCAGACCTCGAGTCGGCCGTGATCCTCGCCGGCGGGTTGACGCCCGACAATGTCGCCGAGGCCGTCCGTACGGCAGAGCCGTTCGCCGTCGACGTCGCCAGCGGCGTCGAGGAACGCGGCGGCGTCAAAGATCCGGATGCGGTCGCGTCGTTCGTCGAACGCGCGACCGGAAACACGCAGGCCGTCGAACCGGGCTCCTGA
- the trpE gene encoding anthranilate synthase component I, with protein sequence MTEHDTEPDPADRTAETPTLDLERAAFCEHAGSSEDRPAVVRVVATYDLETTPLAAYAALTGRSTHGRERSSDETPYAFLLESAQKTPSSDPDGAFQPSSADAERHARFSYVGYDPEAVVTVGPEGTSVEALSENVPLDLIDTAGADDTVDALRGALPDVRLANMPDHDRQHLEGGLVGFLSYDAVYDLWLEEVGLERPDSRFPDAQFVLTTKTLTFDERDGTVSLVCTPVLEAADDPARVYEEIREEAQRVGDVLAEAEDPEAGGFVREGEVAGSKDAYEESVRRAKEHVLDGDIYQGVISRTRELYGDVDPLGFYEAMRDVNPSPYMYLLDHGDLTVVGASPETLLSVRGTEVMSNPIAGTCDRGSSPVEDRRLAGEMLADDKERAEHTMLVDLARNDVRRVGEPGSVRVEEFMNVLKYSHVQHIESTVTGQLRAGSDAFDATRASFPAGTLSGAPKVRAMEIIDELETEPRGLYGGGVGYYSWTGDADFAIVIRTATVENDTPADTPGSQRITVRAGAGLVADSDPTAEYDETEKKMGGVLAALERIEETPAETPPAEVSR encoded by the coding sequence ATGACCGAACACGATACAGAACCTGACCCCGCGGATCGCACCGCCGAGACGCCGACGCTCGACCTCGAGCGCGCGGCGTTTTGCGAACACGCCGGCTCGAGCGAGGATCGACCGGCCGTCGTCCGAGTCGTCGCGACGTACGATCTCGAGACGACGCCGTTGGCTGCCTACGCGGCGCTCACCGGGCGGTCGACGCACGGACGGGAGCGGTCCAGTGACGAAACCCCCTACGCATTTCTACTCGAGAGCGCACAGAAGACGCCCTCGAGCGATCCCGACGGTGCGTTTCAGCCCAGCTCCGCGGACGCAGAGCGCCACGCCCGATTTTCGTACGTCGGCTACGATCCCGAGGCCGTCGTGACGGTCGGCCCCGAGGGAACGTCCGTCGAGGCGCTTTCGGAGAACGTTCCGCTCGATCTGATCGACACTGCGGGGGCGGACGACACCGTGGATGCGCTTCGCGGTGCGCTTCCGGATGTCCGACTGGCGAATATGCCGGACCACGATCGCCAGCATCTCGAGGGCGGGCTCGTCGGGTTTCTCTCCTACGACGCCGTCTACGACCTCTGGCTCGAGGAGGTCGGACTCGAGCGACCGGACTCTCGGTTCCCGGACGCCCAGTTCGTCCTCACGACAAAGACGCTCACGTTCGACGAGCGCGACGGAACGGTCTCGCTCGTGTGTACGCCGGTGCTCGAGGCTGCGGACGATCCAGCCCGCGTGTACGAAGAGATTCGCGAGGAAGCCCAACGCGTCGGAGACGTCCTCGCCGAGGCCGAAGACCCCGAAGCAGGCGGATTCGTCCGCGAGGGCGAGGTCGCCGGGTCGAAAGACGCCTACGAGGAGAGCGTTCGACGGGCGAAAGAACACGTCCTCGACGGCGACATCTATCAGGGCGTGATCTCGCGGACGCGCGAGCTCTACGGCGACGTCGATCCGCTCGGGTTCTACGAGGCGATGCGGGACGTGAACCCTTCGCCGTACATGTACCTCCTCGATCACGGCGACCTCACGGTCGTCGGTGCCAGCCCCGAGACGCTGCTCTCGGTCCGCGGCACGGAGGTCATGTCGAATCCGATCGCCGGGACCTGCGACCGGGGCTCGAGTCCCGTCGAGGATCGGCGGCTGGCGGGCGAGATGCTGGCCGACGACAAGGAGCGGGCCGAGCACACGATGCTGGTCGACCTCGCCCGAAACGACGTTCGTCGCGTCGGCGAACCGGGATCGGTCCGCGTCGAGGAGTTCATGAACGTCCTCAAGTACAGCCACGTCCAGCACATCGAGTCGACCGTAACCGGCCAGCTACGCGCGGGTTCCGACGCGTTCGACGCCACGCGAGCGTCGTTTCCCGCGGGTACGCTTTCGGGCGCGCCGAAGGTGCGAGCGATGGAAATCATCGACGAGTTGGAGACCGAACCCCGCGGCCTGTACGGCGGCGGCGTCGGCTACTACTCCTGGACCGGCGACGCGGACTTCGCCATCGTGATTCGGACGGCGACCGTCGAGAACGACACCCCGGCGGATACGCCGGGTTCACAGCGGATCACCGTCCGGGCGGGCGCGGGACTCGTCGCCGACAGCGACCCGACGGCGGAGTACGACGAGACCGAAAAGAAGATGGGCGGCGTTCTCGCCGCGCTCGAGCGCATAGAGGAGACCCCCGCCGAGACGCCACCAGCGGAGGTGTCCAGATGA
- the trpG gene encoding anthranilate synthase component II produces MSTTASASETDRSTVLFIDNFDSFTYNLVEYVSQHAETAVLKNTASLADVRAVDPDAIIISPGPGHPRHDRDVGVTMDVLREISPTVPTLGICLGLEAAVYEYGGSVGRAPDPIHGKASPIDHDGTSVFDGLEDGFRAGRYHSLVATEIPDCFDVSATAEHDGETLVMGVRHREYPIECVQFHPESVLTAVGHDLIENFLESV; encoded by the coding sequence ATGAGCACGACTGCCTCGGCGAGCGAGACCGATCGCTCGACCGTGCTGTTTATCGACAACTTCGACTCGTTTACGTACAATCTCGTCGAGTACGTGAGCCAGCACGCCGAGACGGCGGTTCTGAAGAATACCGCCTCGCTCGCCGACGTGCGAGCGGTCGACCCGGACGCGATCATCATCAGTCCCGGCCCCGGCCACCCCAGACACGACCGCGACGTCGGCGTCACGATGGACGTGCTCCGCGAGATCAGTCCCACCGTTCCAACGCTCGGGATCTGTCTCGGGCTCGAGGCCGCGGTCTACGAGTACGGCGGGTCGGTCGGTCGAGCGCCGGATCCGATACACGGGAAGGCGTCCCCGATCGATCACGACGGAACGAGCGTCTTCGACGGCCTCGAGGACGGATTTCGCGCGGGTCGATATCACTCACTCGTCGCGACGGAGATTCCGGACTGTTTCGACGTTTCGGCGACGGCCGAACACGACGGAGAGACGCTCGTGATGGGCGTTCGCCACCGCGAGTACCCGATCGAGTGCGTGCAGTTTCACCCCGAGAGCGTCCTGACGGCGGTCGGGCACGATCTGATCGAGAATTTCCTCGAGAGCGTCTAA